In the genome of Nitrospira japonica, one region contains:
- a CDS encoding anthranilate synthase component II has protein sequence MLLMIDNYDSFTYNLVQYFGELGEDVRVYRNDQLTIAQIEALKPSRIVISPGPCTPKEAGISVDTIKHFAGRVPLLGVCLGHQSLAAAFGGEVVRADRLMHGKTSMVRHDGKTLFRDLPNPFEATRYHSLVVKRATLPACFDVSAETAEGEIMGLRHKSLRAEGVQFHPESILTAAGKDLLRNFLKL, from the coding sequence ATGCTCCTCATGATCGACAATTACGACTCCTTCACCTACAACCTCGTACAGTACTTCGGCGAGCTGGGTGAAGACGTGCGGGTCTATCGAAACGACCAGCTCACCATCGCGCAGATCGAGGCGTTGAAGCCGAGCCGCATCGTCATTTCACCGGGCCCCTGCACGCCGAAGGAAGCCGGCATTTCCGTCGACACGATCAAGCACTTCGCCGGTCGGGTCCCTCTCCTGGGGGTCTGTCTCGGCCACCAATCCCTCGCGGCGGCCTTCGGCGGCGAGGTGGTCAGAGCCGATCGCCTGATGCACGGCAAGACTTCCATGGTCCGGCACGACGGGAAAACCCTGTTCCGGGACCTTCCCAACCCCTTTGAAGCGACGCGATACCATTCGCTGGTCGTCAAACGGGCCACGTTGCCCGCCTGCTTCGATGTATCGGCCGAGACCGCCGAAGGCGAGATTATGGGATTGCGCCACAAGTCATTGAGAGCGGAAGGAGTGCAATTTCATCCGGAATCGATTCTGACGGCGGCCGGGAAAGACTTGCTCCGCAACTTCCTGAAACTATAG
- the trpE gene encoding anthranilate synthase component I, with protein sequence MTTAAYSLSLEEFRRYAHEGNLIPLYREILADYETPVSAFAKIDHGPTAYLLESIEGGEKWARYSFLGSGSPIVISEDRGDLMIARGKKKSRIPSKGNPLERLQEYMQEFRPVTVPNLPRFVGGAVGYLGYDMVRTFEDLPSRPKDHLNLPDFAFLMTDTLLIFDNVAQKIKVVANAHLTSTRDRDVTRAYREATERIERMITRLRRPLQRARPHRRRRPITFTSNLSRADFEKMVNRTKEYIRAGDVVQAVLSQRWETNVQAPPLQLYRALRVVNPSPYMYYLRVAGVELVGSSPETLVRCEDGVISVRPIAGTRRRGHTVDEDQQLERRLLADEKERAEHVMLVDLGRNDVGRVSRPGSVSVDSLMHVERYSHVMHIVSNVTGRLDRAKTSYDVLRACFPAGTVSGAPKIRAMEIIDELEPTRRGPYAGAVGYFSFSGNMDMCINIRTVVIKKHQAFIQAGAGIVADSVPEHEYEETCNKAKAMMHAIELAEQGLE encoded by the coding sequence ATGACGACCGCCGCCTATTCATTGAGCCTCGAGGAATTCCGCCGCTACGCTCACGAGGGGAACCTGATTCCCCTCTATCGCGAGATTCTGGCGGATTATGAAACGCCGGTCTCGGCCTTCGCCAAGATCGACCACGGTCCCACCGCCTATCTGCTGGAAAGCATCGAAGGAGGGGAGAAGTGGGCGAGGTACTCGTTTCTGGGCAGCGGATCCCCGATCGTCATCTCCGAGGACCGTGGCGACCTCATGATCGCGCGGGGCAAGAAAAAATCCCGTATCCCCAGCAAGGGAAATCCGCTCGAGCGGTTGCAGGAGTACATGCAGGAGTTCCGTCCCGTGACGGTACCGAATCTGCCGCGTTTCGTCGGCGGGGCGGTCGGCTATCTCGGGTATGACATGGTGCGAACCTTTGAAGACCTGCCTTCACGGCCGAAGGACCACCTGAACCTGCCGGACTTCGCCTTCCTCATGACCGACACGCTTTTGATCTTCGACAACGTCGCGCAAAAGATCAAGGTGGTCGCCAATGCCCATCTCACTTCGACGCGCGACCGGGACGTGACCAGAGCCTATCGCGAGGCCACGGAGCGGATCGAACGCATGATCACCAGGCTGCGACGGCCGCTGCAGCGGGCCCGTCCGCATCGCCGCCGCCGACCGATCACGTTCACTTCCAATCTGAGCCGCGCGGACTTCGAGAAGATGGTCAATCGCACGAAGGAATACATCCGGGCGGGCGACGTCGTCCAGGCCGTGCTGTCCCAACGATGGGAGACCAACGTCCAGGCTCCTCCATTGCAACTGTATCGCGCCTTGCGCGTCGTCAATCCGTCGCCCTATATGTATTACCTGCGCGTCGCGGGAGTCGAGCTCGTCGGGTCGTCCCCGGAAACGCTGGTCCGCTGCGAAGACGGCGTCATCTCCGTCAGGCCGATCGCCGGCACGCGCCGGCGCGGACATACGGTCGACGAGGACCAGCAGTTGGAACGCCGGCTCCTCGCCGACGAAAAGGAACGAGCCGAGCACGTGATGCTCGTCGATTTGGGACGCAACGACGTCGGACGCGTCTCCCGCCCCGGGTCCGTATCCGTCGATTCGCTCATGCACGTCGAACGGTATTCCCACGTCATGCACATCGTCTCGAACGTCACGGGACGGCTCGATCGGGCCAAGACGTCCTATGACGTCTTGCGTGCCTGCTTCCCGGCGGGGACGGTCTCGGGCGCGCCGAAGATCCGTGCGATGGAGATCATCGACGAATTGGAACCGACCCGCCGCGGTCCGTACGCCGGCGCGGTGGGGTATTTCAGTTTCTCCGGCAACATGGACATGTGCATCAACATCCGGACCGTGGTCATCAAGAAACACCAAGCCTTCATCCAAGCCGGAGCGGGAATCGTCGCGGATTCCGTCCCCGAGCACGAGTACGAGGAGACCTGCAACAAGGCAAAGGCCATGATGCACGCCATCGAGCTGGCCGAGCAGGGATTGGAGTAG
- the trpD gene encoding anthranilate phosphoribosyltransferase, which produces MIREAIEKLADRTSLTEKEAEEVMNEIMDGAATPAQIAGYLMGLRLKGESVEEIAGSVRAMRGHAVRIAVGDPLVVDTCGTGGDGRHTFNVSTTSAFVVAGAGLTVAKHGNRSVSSKSGSADVLAALGVKIDLSTDRVADCVNEIGIGFLFAPLYHGAMKHCAVPRQELGIRTMLNVLGPLTNPAGAGIQVIGVYEPRLTELLGKVLMHLGSQHSFVVHGMDGLDEITLTDRTLISETKGGVLSTYVLSPSEFGLAKVSPKELAGGGPRDNALITKEILQGRKGPKRDMVCLNAAPALVAGHKAKTLADGFALAAKTIDSGAAAEKLARLIAYTNS; this is translated from the coding sequence ATGATCAGAGAGGCCATCGAAAAACTCGCGGATCGGACGTCCCTGACCGAAAAAGAAGCCGAAGAGGTCATGAACGAGATCATGGACGGAGCGGCGACTCCGGCCCAGATCGCGGGCTATCTGATGGGGCTTCGCCTCAAGGGAGAGAGCGTCGAGGAGATCGCCGGTTCCGTCAGAGCCATGCGGGGACACGCGGTCCGCATTGCCGTTGGCGATCCGCTGGTGGTCGACACCTGCGGCACGGGGGGAGACGGACGACACACGTTCAACGTGTCCACCACCTCGGCGTTCGTCGTGGCCGGAGCCGGGTTGACCGTGGCCAAGCACGGCAACCGCTCGGTTTCTTCCAAATCGGGCAGCGCCGACGTGCTGGCCGCGCTGGGTGTGAAGATCGACTTGTCCACCGACCGGGTGGCCGACTGCGTCAATGAAATCGGCATCGGATTTCTCTTCGCCCCGCTGTACCACGGAGCGATGAAACATTGCGCCGTTCCCAGGCAGGAATTGGGCATCCGCACGATGCTGAATGTCCTCGGGCCGTTGACGAATCCTGCAGGAGCCGGCATCCAGGTCATCGGCGTCTACGAACCCCGGCTGACCGAACTTCTCGGCAAGGTCCTCATGCATTTGGGTTCGCAACACTCCTTCGTCGTGCACGGCATGGACGGACTGGACGAGATCACGTTGACCGACCGCACGTTGATCTCGGAAACCAAGGGAGGCGTGCTCTCGACCTACGTGCTGAGTCCGTCGGAATTCGGACTGGCCAAGGTGTCCCCGAAGGAATTGGCCGGAGGCGGCCCCCGGGACAATGCCCTCATCACGAAAGAAATCCTACAGGGCCGGAAAGGTCCGAAACGGGATATGGTCTGTCTGAACGCGGCTCCGGCATTGGTCGCCGGCCACAAGGCCAAGACCCTTGCCGACGGATTCGCCTTGGCCGCCAAGACCATCGATTCCGGCGCCGCAGCCGAAAAACTGGCGCGATTGATCGCCTACACGAACTCCTGA